A window of Bufo gargarizans isolate SCDJY-AF-19 chromosome 9, ASM1485885v1, whole genome shotgun sequence contains these coding sequences:
- the TBC1D13 gene encoding TBC1 domain family member 13: MSSLHKSKIAEFQSILSEPRIKLPVLRELCFNGIPFEGGIRCLCWKILLNYLPTDRLLWDSVLEKQRETYAHFLKEMIIQPGIAKAKLGFSREDVTLEDHPLNPNPDSQWNTYFKDNEVLLQIDKDVRRLCPDFSFFLNPTDYPCQLIMDPENEYETLRKRVEQTTLKSQTVARNRSGLTNVSSPLKASASHSLSDIEPLPSGCEAHWEVVERILFIYAKLNPGIAYVQGMNEIVGPIYYTFATNPNSAWREHAEADTFFCFTNLMAEIRDNFIKSLDDSQCGITAKMEHVYSTLKEEDEELYLRLQEQNIKPQFFAFRWLTLLLSQEFVLPDVIRIWDSLFADENRFDFLLKVSCAMLILIRDQLLEGDFTVNMRLLQDYPLSNGDVLPILKKAKELQDSK; encoded by the exons GATTGCAGAGTTCCAGAGCATTCTCAGCGAGCCGCGCATCAAGCTGCCCGTGCTGAGGGAGCTGTGCTTTAACG GTATACCGTTTGAAGGAGGGATTCGGTGCCTCTGCTGGAaa ATCTTACTCAACTATCTCCCGACAGATCGGCTATTATGGGATTCAGTGCTGGAGAAACAAAG GGAGACGTATGCCCACTTCTTAAAGGAAATGATCATTCAGCCAGGAATTGCCAAAGCCAAGCTTGGTTTCTCCAGAGAAGATGTCACTTTGGAAGACCAT CCCCTCAATCCCAACCCAGATAGTCAGTGGAACACGTACTTCAAAGATAATGAGGTGCTGCTGCAGATAGACAAGGATGTCCG GAGGCTGTGTCCTGACTTCTCCTTTTTCCTGAACCCCACGGATTACCCCTGCCAGCTAATCATGGACCCAGAGAACGAGTACGAGACCCTGAGGAAGCGGGTGGAACAGACGACGCTGAAGTCTCAGACCGTAGCAAGGAACAGGAGCGGCCTCACCAAC GTGAGTTCTCCTCTGAAGGCCTCAGCTTCGCATTCGCTGAGTGACATAGAGCCCCTGCCCAGCGGCTGTGAGGCGCATTGGGAGGTGGTGGAGCGAATCCTCTTCATTTATGCCAAGCTGAACCCCGGCATAGCCTACGTGCAGGGCATGAACGAGATTGTCGGCCCCATCTATTACACATTCGCCACGAACCCTAACAGTGCCTGGAGAG AGCATGCCGAGGCGGACACCTTCTTCTGCTTCACTAATCTGATGGCTGAGATCCGGGACAATTTCATCAAGAGTCTAGATGACTCTCAGTGTGGAATAACTGCAAAGATGGAGCACGTTTACTCCACActgaaggaagaggatgaggagctcTACCTCAGGCTG CAAGAACAGAACATCAAGCCTCAGTTCTTCGCCTTCCGCTGGCTGACATTGCTCCTCTCCCAAGAGTTTGTCCTGCCCGATGTCATACGGATCTGGGATTCGCTCTTCGCGGACGAGAACAGATTCGACTTCCTCCTGAAGGTCTCCTGCGCTATGCTGAT ATTAATACGTGACCAGTTATTAGAAGGGGACTTCACAGTGAATATGAGGCTGCTCCAG GATTACCCCCTCTCAAATGGGGATGTCCTTCCCATCTTGAAGAAAGCCAAGGAACTTCAAGACTCCAAGTAA
- the UBAC1 gene encoding ubiquitin-associated domain-containing protein 1 translates to MFVQEEKIFAGRVLRLHVCTMEGAEWLEEVTEDMTLERLKERCLKHCAHGSLEDPKSLTHHKLVHASTERVLSDTKTVAEENIQDRDVLLLIKKRAPPPPPKMTDVSAEEKRKQDQKAPDKDTILKATAGLQARTTDRTIAHHNMRDFQTELRKILVSLIEVAQKLLALNPDAVELFKKANAMLDEDEEDRVDEIALRHLTEMGFPESRAVKALRLNHMSVTQAMEWLIEHADDPAADTPLPSENASDVAGASASEDSRSRQGAAAEDPKDELTEIFKKIRRKREFRPDPRTVIALMEMGFDEKEVIDALRVNNNQQDAACEWLLGDKKPSPEDLDKGIDTSSPLFQAILDNPVVQLGLTNPKTLLAFEDMLENPLNSTQWMNDPETGPVMLQISRIFQTLNRT, encoded by the exons ATGTTCGTACAGGAGGAGAAGATCTTCGCGGGCCGGGTGCTCAGGCTCCATGTCTGCACCATGGAGGGCGCCGAGTGGCTGGAGGAGGTGACGGAGGACATGACACTGGAGAGGCTGAAGGAGAGGTGTCTGAAACAT TGTGCCCATGGCAGCCTGGAAGACCCCAAGAGCCTCACTCATCACAAGCTGGTCCACGCTTCCACCGAGAGGGTCCTGTCTGATACCAAGACGGTGGCAGAAGAGAATATCCAGGACAGAG atgtcTTGTTGTTAATCAAAAAGAGGGcccctccaccaccaccaaagatGACCGATGTATCGGCGGAGGAGAAG CGTAAGCAGGATCAGAAGGCTCCGGACAAGGACACCATACTGAAGGCTACTGCTGGTCTGCAGGCTCGCACCACAGACAGGACCATCGCTCACCACAACATGAGGGAT TTTCAGACGGAGCTTCGGAAGATTTTGGTGTCTCTTATCGAGGTGGCGCAGAAGTTGCTAGCGCTGAACCCTGATGCCGTCGAGCTCTTTAAAAAGGCAAATG CCATGTTGGACGAAGATGAGGAGGATCGAGTGGATGAAATAGCGTTACGGCACCTCACGGAGATGGGATTCCCTGAGAGCCGAGCAGTGAAGGCCCTGCGGTTAAATCA CATGTCGGTGACGCAGGCCATGGAGTGGTTGATCGAACACGCCGATGATCCAGCAGCAGATACACCTCTCCCAAGTGAGAACGCGTCAGACGTGGCCGGGGCTTCAGCATCCGAGGACTCCAGATCAAGGCAGGGAGCTGCCGCAGAGGACCCTAAAGATGAACTCACAGAAATCTTCAAGAAGATACGGCGGAAAAGAGAATTTCGTCCTGACCCCCGG ACTGTTATAGCTTTGATGGAAATGGGGTTTGACGAGAAGGAAGTGATTGATGCCCTTCGGGTGAACAACAATCAGCAGGACGCAGCG TGCGAATGGCTGCTAGGAGACAAGAAACCTTCTCCCGAGGATTTGGACAAAGGAATTGACACCTCTAGCCCTTTATTCCAAGCCATCCTCGACAACCCTGTCGTACAGCTAGGCCTAACCAACCCTAAAACTCTACTAG CTTTTGAAGATATGCTTGAAAACCCGCTGAACAGCACGCAGTGGATGAACGACCCGGAGACCGGCCCCGTAATGTTACAGATATCTAGGATTTTCCAAACCTTAAACCGCACGTAG